GTCACACCGGGATTGTAAAGGCCCTGATTGAGGCGGAGGCGGACGTGAACGCAAAGGCCGAAGACGGCGCGACCGCCCTGATGGGGGCGGCATTCGAAGGTTACACCGAGACAGTAAAGGCTCTAATTGACGCGGGCGCGGACGTGAACGTGGAGGATAAAGACGGCAAGACCGCCCTGATGATTGCGGCGCTGGGGGGCCACACCGGGATTGTGAGGACCCTGATAAGGGCGGACACGGACGTGAACGCGGAGGACAAAGACGGCGTGACCGCCCTGATGCGTGCGGCACAGGAGAATCACGCCGGGATTGTGAAGGCCTTGAGAAGGGCGGGCGCGGACGTGAACGCGGAGGACAAAAACGGCCAGACCTCCCTGATGTTTGCGGCAGAGAAGGGCCACACCGAGGCCGTGAAGGCCCTGATAAGGGCAAGAGCGGACGTGAACGCGGAAAACGAAGACGGCGTGACCTCCTTGATGCTTGCGGCATGGATGGGCGGCACCGAGACGGCGAAGACCCTGCTTAGAGCGGGTGCCGACGTAAACGTGAAGCCCAAAGACGGCTGGACTGCCCTGATGGGGGCGGCATTGGGGGGCCACATCGAGGCGGTGAAGACCCTGATTGAAGCGGGCGCGGACGTGAATGCGGGAGACAAAGACGGCCGGACCGTCCTGATGGCTGCGGCACAGGAGAGCCACGCCGGGATTGTAGAGGCCCTGATTGCCGCGGGGGCGGACGTTAACGCGAAGGCCGAAGACGGCGTGACCGCCCTGATGGGGGCAGCGTTCGAGGGCCACATCGAGGCAGTAAAGGCTCTGATTGCAGCGGGCGCGGACGTGAACGCGAAGGACAAATACGGCGAAACCGCCTTGATGGCCGCAGCACAGGAAGGCCACACCGAGATGGTGAAGGCCCTGATTAATGCGGACGCGAACATGAACGCGAAAAACAATGACGGCGTGACCGCACTGATGTGGGCGACAAAAGGCGGCCACACTGAGATTGTAGAGTTCCTCGAACGGGCCGAAGCAGGGGAATGACGGGAAGACCGAAGTAGTTCAATAGCTGACGGTCAATGGTCGACGGTCCCTTTTGACCATTGACCAAGGCTTCTTAACGTGCCGATAAAAGTTTTTTTGTTCCCGAAACTCCGGCGGGGCATGCGGGCATGAGGCGGAAGTATATGGAAAAATGGCTGCGCTGGGGCGTCTATGCGCTCCTGTGGTTCGCGCCGCTCGCCTTCGCCTCGGTCGAGCTCTGGGCGCGCGCCGTGCTCGTCTCGGTGAGCGTGGGCATGTTCGGGGCGTGGCTGCTCATGCAAGCCTGGGTCGTCAGGGAAGGTGAGCAGGCGCGCTATCGCGCCGAGTGGCGGGAGCTGCGGGCGCTCGGCTGGAGGAAACGCCTCTGGGCGCGCCATCCGCGGCTGGCGCGCGCTCTCCAGCACCTCACGAGAGGGCGGTTTCCTTCGCGCAAGACGCTGCCGGATGAGCCGGTGCACGTTTACCGCCTCCAGAACTACACCTACTGCGCCGGGCGCCGGTTTCTTCGCACGGGCGCGGAACTCCCGCTTCTCCTGTTCTTCGGCCTTTTGATTTTTCAGCTTCTGCCGATGCCTCCCGTGATGATGAAGATCGTCTCCCCGGGAACGTACCGCCTCTATGCGCAGACGCTTCCGGGCTACGGAACGGGCGCCGTCGTATGGGAGCCCGTGATTGCGGAAGGCCGCTGGCTTTCTCTGGGCCTTCCGAAGAACACGGATGAGCTCTGGAAAGAACTGGAGGTCGAGGAGGGGAGCGAGCCGCCGGACGCCGGATCCGTGGAGGCATGGCGGTTTTCCGACTGGCTGCCCCTGAGCGTCTATCCGGCGGCGACGCTGCGGGACGGCCTGCTGGTGGTGTCGCTCGGGATGGTATTCTTCCTATGTTTGCAGCTTTTTCCGACGTTCGAGCGGGCAAGGTGGGTGCTTTTCCACCTCGTCGGCTCGGGATTTGCCGTGGCTTTTGTCGGCATACTGCAGCACGTGAGCGGCACGAGGCATCTCTACGGCTTTCGTGAAATTCCCTACGGTTTCATGGGCCCTTTCGTCAATCCCAATCACTTCTGCACCTTGATGGAACTGGTCTTTCCCGTCGCGCTCGGTTTTGTGTTTATCAATTTTATCCCTCCGGAGCAGAAGCATTTTCGCGTAACCCCCGACGGGGCGTCGGTGGTGCGGCGGCGCCGGAAAAAGCGTGAATTCACTCCGAACGATTTCGCCAAGAGCTTCTGCTTCTGCTTTTTGACGGTGGGGATGCTCGTCGCCGTGGGGCTTGCCCGCTCGCGGGGCGGGCTTCTGGTTACGGCATGGGGGCTGGTTTTGTTTGGACTGCTTTTCGTGATGTATCTGCAGCGCGGGCAGGGACCT
The DNA window shown above is from Acidobacteriota bacterium and carries:
- a CDS encoding O-antigen ligase family protein encodes the protein MEKWLRWGVYALLWFAPLAFASVELWARAVLVSVSVGMFGAWLLMQAWVVREGEQARYRAEWRELRALGWRKRLWARHPRLARALQHLTRGRFPSRKTLPDEPVHVYRLQNYTYCAGRRFLRTGAELPLLLFFGLLIFQLLPMPPVMMKIVSPGTYRLYAQTLPGYGTGAVVWEPVIAEGRWLSLGLPKNTDELWKELEVEEGSEPPDAGSVEAWRFSDWLPLSVYPAATLRDGLLVVSLGMVFFLCLQLFPTFERARWVLFHLVGSGFAVAFVGILQHVSGTRHLYGFREIPYGFMGPFVNPNHFCTLMELVFPVALGFVFINFIPPEQKHFRVTPDGASVVRRRRKKREFTPNDFAKSFCFCFLTVGMLVAVGLARSRGGLLVTAWGLVLFGLLFVMYLQRGQGPSVTVIVVMVGLLVALSLGAIVYLGWEEALVQEARQIDLMHFGEEKRFYLWHDVWKGIQEFPLWGAGWGTFRTIFPYRRTVPGERSIAEHAESDILEIGLEGGLAALGLLGWAMAAVAMRSKVRLSPLHAGLGVGLANVLFHSVFDFPLRIPAVSFVFSVTAAISASLGRVQEE
- a CDS encoding ankyrin repeat domain-containing protein; the encoded protein is MKKLKKLAIAAGFVLVVFLMVFFLVAYFLGGTALMSAAHFGQTKAVKFWIAAGMDVNAKDEDGRTALMAAADRGHAETVEALIDAGADVSAKDKDGRTALMLATLAALRSELLISRTDHAVALMKEAYKGYPVAVKALIDAGADVNAKDENGQTALMFAAWKGHADMAKALLEAGADVSAKNKDGLTALMAAAQEGHTEMVKTLIAAGADVNAEDKDGVTALMAAAQESHTATVKVLMDAGADVNAENEDGMTPLMLAAWMGGAETVITLIEAGAGVNARHNDGQTALMGAARKSHTGTVKVLIDAGADVNAENEDGVTALMLAARESHTGIVKALIEAEADVNAKAEDGATALMGAAFEGYTETVKALIDAGADVNVEDKDGKTALMIAALGGHTGIVRTLIRADTDVNAEDKDGVTALMRAAQENHAGIVKALRRAGADVNAEDKNGQTSLMFAAEKGHTEAVKALIRARADVNAENEDGVTSLMLAAWMGGTETAKTLLRAGADVNVKPKDGWTALMGAALGGHIEAVKTLIEAGADVNAGDKDGRTVLMAAAQESHAGIVEALIAAGADVNAKAEDGVTALMGAAFEGHIEAVKALIAAGADVNAKDKYGETALMAAAQEGHTEMVKALINADANMNAKNNDGVTALMWATKGGHTEIVEFLERAEAGE